From Pan troglodytes isolate AG18354 chromosome 9, NHGRI_mPanTro3-v2.0_pri, whole genome shotgun sequence, the proteins below share one genomic window:
- the UBQLN3 gene encoding ubiquilin-3 (The RefSeq protein has 1 substitution compared to this genomic sequence) yields MAKGGEALPQGSPAPVQDPHLIKVTVKTPKDKEDFSVTDTCTIQQLKEEISQRFKAHPDQLVLIFAGKILKDPDSLAQCGVRDGLTVHLVIKMQRRAMGNECPAASVPTQGPSPGSLPQPSSIYPADGPPAFSLGLLRGLSRLGLAYRGFPDQPSSLMRQHVSVPEFVTQLIDDPFIQGLLSNTGLVRQLVLDNPHMQQLIQHNPEIGHILNNPEIMRQTLEFLRNPAMMQEMIRSQDRVLSNLESIPGGYNVLRTMYTDIMDPMLNAVQEQFGGNPFATATTDNATATTSQPSRMENCDPLPNPWTSTHGGSGSRQGRQDGDQDAPDIRNRFPNFLGIIRLYDYLQQLHENPQSLGTYLQGTASALSQSQEPPPSVNRVPPSSPSSQEPGSGQPLPKESVAIKGRSSCPAFLRYPTENSTGQGGDQDGAGKSSTGHSTNLPDLVSGLGDSANRVPFAPLSFSPTAAIPGIPEPPWLPSPAYPRSLRPDGMKPAPQLQDEIQPQLPLLMHLQAAMANPRALQALRQIEQGLQVLATEAPRLLLWFMPCLAGTGSVAGGMESREDPHLSEDPLPNPPPEVFPALDSAEPGFHSPPFLHMLQDLVSTNPQQLQPEAHFQVQLEQLRSMGFLNREANLQALIATGGDVDAAVEKLRQS; encoded by the coding sequence ATGGCCAAAGGTGGAGAAGCCCTGCCACAGGGCAGCCCAGCACCAGTCCAGGATCCCCACCTCATCAAGGTGACAGTGAAGACGCCCAAAGACAAGGAGGATTTCTCAGTTACAGATACATGCACCATCCAGCAGCTGAAGGAAGAGATATCTCAGCGCTTTAAGGCCCACCCCGATCAGCTTGTTCTAATCTTTGCTGGCAAAATCCTCAAGGATCCTGACTCACTGGCACAGTGTGGAGTGCGAGATGGCCTCACTGTCCACCTGGTCATCAAGATGCAGCGCCGTGCCATGGGCAATGAGTGCCCAGCTGCCTCTGTCCCTACCCAGGGCCCAAGTCCTGGATCACTCCCTCAGCCAAGCTCCATTTACCCAGCAGATGGGCCCCCTGCCTTTAGCTTAGGTCTCCTCAGAGGCCTCAGTAGGCTGGGCTTGGCCTATCGTGGCTTCCCTGACCAGCCAAGCTCCCTAATGCGGCAGCATGTGTCTGTGCCTGAGTTTGTGACTCAGCTCATTGATGACCCCTTCATCCAGGGTCTGCTGTCCAACACAGGCCTAGTACGCCAGCTGGTTCTTGACAACCCCCATATGCAGCAGCTGATCCAGCACAACCCTGAGATTGGGCATATTCTTAACAACCCAGAAATTATGCGGCAGACACTGGAGTTTTTACGTAACCCTGCCATGATGCAGGAGATGATACGTAGCCAGGACCGGGTGCTCAGTAACTTGGAGAGCATTCCTGGTGGCTACAATGTGCTTCGCACTATGTACACAGATATTATGGACCCAATGCTTAACGCAGTCCAGGAGCAGTTTGGTGGCAATCCCTTTGCCACTGCCACTACTGATaatgccaccaccaccaccagccaaCCTTCAAGGATGGAGAATTGTGaccctctccccaacccctggaCTTCTACACATGGAGGCTCAGGTAGCAGGCAAGGAAGGCAGGATGGGGATCAGGATGCACCTGACATTAGAAACAGGTTTCCAAACTTTCTGGGTATTATAAGGCTCTATGACTATCTCCAGCAATTACACGAGAACCCCCAGTCCCTAGGAACTTATCTACAGGGGACTGCATCTGCCCTCAGCCAAAGCCAGGAACCACCACCATCAGTAAACAGAGTTCCCCCATCATCACCCTCATCTCAGGAGCCTGGGTCAGGCCAGCCTCTCCCCAAGGAGTCAGTAGCAATCAAAGGAAGGTCCTCCTGCCCAGCTTTCCTGAGATACCCCACAGAGAACAGTACTGGACAAGGTGGAGACCAAGATGGTGCAGGGAAAAGCTCTACTGGACATAGCACAAACTTGCCTGATCTTGTCTCGGGGCTGGGAGATTCTGCCAACAGGGTTCCATTTGCTCCCTTATCTTTTTCCCCCACGGCAGCCATTCCTGGAATCCCTGAGCCTCCCTGGCTGCCATCCCCAGCTTATCCAAGATCTCTGAGGCCAGATGGCATGAAACCAGCTCCACAGTTACAGGATGAGATACAACCACAGCTGCCACTGCTGATGCACCTTCAGGCAGCCATGGCAAACCCCCGTGCCCTGCAAGCCCTGCGGCAGATTGAGCAGGGTCTACAGGTCCTAGCTACTGAAGCACCTCGCCTCCTACTCTGGTTCATGCCTTGCCTAGCAGGGACGGGTAGTGTGGCAGGAGGTATGGAGTCTAGAGAAGATCCCCATCTGTCTGAGGATCCTCTCCCAAATCCACCTCCTGAGGTGTTCCCAGCACTGGACTCTGCAGAGCCGGGCTTCCATTCCCCTCCCTTTCTCCATATGCTGCAAGATTTAGTTAGTACAAATCCCCAGCAGCTGCAGCCTGAGGCTCACTTTCAGGTGCAGCTGGAGCAACTGCGGTCCATGGGCTTTCTGAATCGTGAAGCCAATCTTCAGGCCCTCATTGCTACGGGGGGCGACGTGGATGCTGCTGTGGAGAAGCTGAGACAGTCATAG